The Aureispira anguillae genome contains a region encoding:
- a CDS encoding T9SS type A sorting domain-containing protein has protein sequence MLKIFFLGLLLFSCRSISWAQSASHFDGIDDKATVYHHSDFDLNKHNFTIEVTIRNVPIDKTIRTIISKRNSSTNGFALIINTKENIELIAEIGTKSYKIDATVLKEPGCHSIALRRMEEEVTLFIDDKAYSRGPNLTNINTKENLIIGADGANIHTPFKGYIEEIRFWEVARTNQNIFDWNQKCLPKNSYGLLAHWDINETSGQFFHDIALVQHHAYLGNSLNNDHQDPKWTSNKCIIECCGSNANFLTTTSTPLASQWVKFTNTSINAVSYEWSLDNQILSTNQHWQHSFGKGVFIIRLKATNENGCSAYHSEVIEVNNSNFSYCGEEKIASDAVQALEDFENTIPLPNPLPTLKMYDRFGNRYLPKEVTIPEPLESIGSTPNSCSCGIFELHFEDMIHNRDYGFDDPTLGADRRAVTCRVFEDLSLLVNPTGTLSSNLVQIQVKKSDGRAPLENTSVNKIDQGVLAVASPYIITSYNNGTIDGLVHKTIRSGTNAIANTPGWNPNSYHGSFRVDFELPNFFLNNTNWTNTTPINQTDLYSTILHESLHLLGFYSLIDVNTNSSKLNGSQLYNRFDTYLQNAAGTPYINSTTGILNPASAFLGTANCTADVKFNSTTNPNQDIYLPSSWNFSILSHFNCSVTNGQGCASNNGYIMNACLPPGEMQRAPNQQEFNTLCDIGYQLGTSYGNSAVGTPANNVPYQTYASCSSPCPVSGIDDDLRTTIVVPNGGTVTINASDFLTNDGNPGGSYNLTTLLTSFGTISNATTTEFSFTADPTFWGTAIIQYTPICLNGNSGSNALIFITVSPPPFPACNLSTSSCNLLCFGDFETITGDATGHTVGIFDDFKTTYENSGIPTFGSATVVATTELVRFNTTTQSPNWSMLNQNLYGCTGNFVANPPLPFPIGFPNKNSYIGMISLSSTIQNYDHIYLPLAAPLDISTTGTDNYRLTFWAFTPCIDVDFRMALSDAPPCINGVNNLYDPINAPYLPTSLSNCPLYFDGRNTTCSSYTPALNKGITINNPPDTTGAYSWKQYTLDFHVNTPNIQHVIFHPAFGSGFRPPGTPTSCYSKYILLDEMTIEKITQPQLTVTSTVVGTPCPGNKVVIEYDICSDVPVSGLDLEVQLPLGSGLLYANTQDFVNGQITGLNLGTGGNPLCTLLQIEIEIPIGASTPSTQAVFMDISGSSACTNTASNLTTDIDIVAGSTMSIAIIPSTAAPLTIGNSFFVDITIQNNGSYDVQNVIVDLLSGPLSAGLSHTFTPTNVGTILAGDQYTISNVQIDVLGPCGDAQVCAEVSSADGATCNLPDGCSPLLSILGVGTIGFPIETENPTHTNPALFTATAISNNDEIYSVGLFSNDIHFIEGANVDTLIKSHTCTSLLSPFLVKYSACGFEWAIEIPSCNLIDLKTGPDVEVGFNGDIYVSFSFIGSFIINGITYISQGGADIAIIKYDATGTPIWVKVEGGIGEDWVTDIETYYNGTNEEVFIIGSLFGSSSNAVTFTTIPNTVINYNNLGNFCFSCNAPGGITYIAAYIDNGASISTNWVNSLNNIATFSGKLAIDITGNVYAIGSTNTSFNFNGTVVGSTSTSLNDGMPSFSNNDIDIFVLKYSNNGNEIWAEVYGSRSIDIGYLEASSFEFDIECEGNTHLGILLPSTAQPLFSTTQPYMHNFGTHLLRINALDGSLSWVQPIATPTSSPNPNIIGNYTYRCNLSISNSSYLVNGSFLLGNPSAVSPLYFPSITFHGTTINYTAMSAYPTFDRYQGAFTLNFDNTGNLQWLNTNTSIIPLSPPSDIHSIFSNLDIETDNSGNIYAPFYLRGTTSLGSNNLTGGINGNQDVVDGFISKINPVTGAYLRPMTVNNSLDSDITLEPNSYNLLATNPIPNNTISTKLTPNPTTGKVILEITSSSQKNEIDQIEIYDITGRKVQAINNNNQNTFELNLNQQQSGIYILKMMINQEYITKRVILMK, from the coding sequence ATGTTAAAAATATTTTTTTTAGGTTTATTATTATTTAGTTGTCGTTCTATTTCTTGGGCTCAATCTGCGAGTCACTTCGACGGTATAGATGACAAAGCTACTGTTTACCATCACAGTGATTTCGATTTAAACAAGCATAATTTTACTATAGAAGTAACAATTCGAAATGTTCCTATAGATAAAACTATACGAACTATAATTTCAAAAAGAAATAGTAGCACTAACGGTTTCGCTCTCATTATTAATACCAAAGAGAATATCGAATTAATTGCAGAAATTGGAACAAAAAGCTATAAAATTGATGCTACCGTTCTTAAAGAACCTGGTTGTCACTCTATTGCACTTAGACGAATGGAAGAAGAAGTCACTTTATTCATAGATGACAAAGCATATTCTAGAGGCCCTAATCTTACAAATATTAATACTAAAGAAAATCTAATTATTGGAGCTGATGGCGCAAATATCCATACTCCTTTTAAAGGTTATATAGAAGAAATTCGTTTTTGGGAGGTTGCTAGAACCAATCAAAATATTTTTGATTGGAATCAAAAGTGCCTCCCCAAAAATTCCTATGGCTTATTAGCACATTGGGATATCAATGAAACTAGTGGTCAATTTTTTCATGACATTGCTCTAGTTCAACACCATGCTTATTTAGGAAATAGTTTAAACAATGACCATCAAGATCCAAAATGGACTAGCAATAAATGTATTATAGAATGTTGTGGTTCTAATGCTAATTTCTTGACAACAACATCTACCCCCTTAGCCTCTCAATGGGTTAAATTTACCAATACCTCAATAAATGCTGTTAGTTATGAGTGGAGTTTAGATAATCAAATTCTTAGCACTAACCAACATTGGCAACATTCATTTGGAAAAGGCGTATTTATCATTCGACTTAAAGCAACCAATGAAAACGGCTGTTCAGCTTATCATAGTGAAGTAATTGAGGTAAACAACTCTAATTTTTCTTATTGTGGGGAAGAAAAAATCGCCTCTGATGCAGTACAAGCACTAGAAGATTTTGAAAATACAATTCCACTCCCTAATCCCCTACCTACCTTAAAAATGTATGATAGGTTTGGTAATCGTTACCTCCCTAAGGAAGTAACTATCCCTGAGCCCCTAGAGTCTATCGGTAGCACCCCAAATTCCTGTAGTTGTGGAATTTTTGAACTTCATTTTGAGGATATGATTCACAATAGGGATTATGGTTTTGATGATCCAACTTTAGGAGCTGACAGACGTGCGGTTACATGTAGAGTTTTTGAAGACTTAAGCCTATTGGTTAATCCAACAGGTACACTTTCCTCTAATTTAGTTCAAATCCAAGTAAAAAAATCTGATGGAAGAGCTCCCTTAGAAAACACTTCTGTCAATAAGATAGATCAAGGTGTTCTGGCTGTGGCTAGTCCTTATATAATTACTAGTTATAACAATGGTACTATAGATGGGTTAGTTCACAAAACCATTAGATCTGGCACCAATGCTATTGCTAATACTCCAGGATGGAACCCTAATTCTTATCATGGGTCTTTTCGTGTAGATTTCGAGCTACCTAATTTTTTCTTAAATAATACCAATTGGACTAACACAACACCAATTAACCAAACAGACTTATATTCAACAATATTACATGAGTCCTTGCACCTTCTAGGTTTTTATTCATTGATTGATGTTAATACTAATTCAAGCAAATTAAATGGATCTCAGTTATATAATAGATTTGATACTTATTTACAAAATGCTGCAGGAACTCCTTATATCAACTCAACAACAGGCATATTAAATCCCGCTAGTGCCTTCCTTGGTACAGCGAATTGTACTGCTGATGTAAAGTTTAATAGTACTACTAACCCAAATCAAGATATATATCTACCTTCTTCTTGGAACTTTTCAATTTTAAGTCATTTTAATTGTTCGGTAACCAATGGTCAAGGGTGTGCTTCTAATAATGGTTATATAATGAACGCTTGTCTCCCCCCAGGAGAAATGCAACGTGCACCTAATCAACAAGAATTTAATACTTTATGTGATATTGGTTATCAATTAGGGACGAGTTATGGTAATTCAGCTGTGGGAACTCCAGCCAATAATGTTCCTTACCAAACTTACGCAAGTTGTAGTTCTCCATGCCCTGTTTCAGGAATTGATGATGACCTAAGAACTACTATTGTTGTACCAAATGGAGGAACCGTTACAATCAATGCTAGTGACTTTTTGACAAATGATGGTAATCCAGGAGGCTCTTATAATCTCACTACTCTTCTAACGAGTTTTGGAACAATTAGTAATGCAACTACAACAGAGTTTAGCTTTACAGCAGATCCCACTTTCTGGGGTACAGCAATCATCCAATACACACCAATCTGCCTCAATGGAAACAGCGGATCTAATGCTTTAATATTCATAACAGTATCCCCTCCTCCTTTTCCTGCCTGTAATTTATCTACCAGTAGTTGCAATTTACTTTGTTTTGGTGATTTCGAAACTATAACAGGAGATGCGACAGGTCATACAGTTGGCATTTTTGATGACTTTAAGACAACCTATGAAAATTCAGGAATTCCTACTTTTGGTAGTGCGACAGTTGTTGCGACAACTGAATTAGTGCGTTTTAATACAACGACTCAATCACCTAATTGGTCTATGCTTAATCAAAATTTATACGGATGTACAGGCAACTTTGTTGCTAATCCTCCACTTCCGTTCCCCATTGGCTTTCCTAATAAAAATAGCTATATAGGAATGATTAGTCTCAGCTCTACAATTCAAAACTACGACCACATATATCTCCCTCTAGCAGCACCTCTAGACATTTCAACAACAGGAACGGATAATTATAGACTTACCTTTTGGGCCTTCACACCCTGTATTGATGTGGATTTTCGAATGGCATTAAGTGATGCCCCACCATGTATTAATGGAGTAAATAACCTCTACGATCCTATTAATGCCCCCTATTTGCCTACATCTCTAAGCAATTGTCCATTATACTTTGACGGAAGAAATACAACCTGTTCAAGCTACACTCCTGCTTTAAACAAAGGTATTACCATTAATAATCCTCCCGACACTACAGGAGCATACTCTTGGAAACAATACACCTTAGACTTCCATGTAAACACTCCTAATATTCAACATGTTATCTTTCACCCTGCTTTTGGATCCGGATTTCGTCCTCCAGGAACGCCAACCTCCTGTTATTCTAAATATATATTATTAGATGAGATGACCATAGAAAAAATTACCCAACCGCAACTAACCGTTACTTCTACAGTTGTTGGCACACCTTGCCCAGGCAACAAAGTAGTTATAGAATATGATATTTGTTCTGATGTTCCTGTATCAGGGCTTGATTTAGAGGTTCAATTACCTCTAGGAAGTGGTTTATTATACGCCAATACTCAAGATTTTGTAAATGGTCAAATTACAGGTTTGAATTTGGGAACTGGTGGGAATCCGCTTTGTACTTTATTACAAATAGAAATAGAAATTCCTATTGGAGCAAGTACCCCCAGTACTCAAGCTGTTTTTATGGATATTTCAGGCAGTTCTGCTTGTACCAATACAGCTTCTAACCTAACTACAGACATTGATATTGTTGCAGGAAGTACAATGTCTATTGCTATTATTCCGTCAACAGCGGCACCGCTTACTATCGGAAATAGTTTCTTTGTAGATATTACCATCCAAAACAATGGCTCTTATGATGTTCAAAATGTAATAGTTGATCTACTCTCTGGTCCTCTTTCCGCAGGACTCTCGCATACTTTTACCCCTACGAATGTTGGAACAATTCTAGCTGGCGACCAATACACCATTAGCAATGTTCAAATTGATGTCCTAGGTCCTTGTGGAGATGCTCAGGTCTGTGCTGAAGTTTCTTCTGCCGATGGAGCTACCTGTAACCTTCCTGATGGATGTAGTCCTTTGTTAAGTATACTAGGTGTTGGCACTATTGGATTTCCTATTGAAACTGAAAATCCCACTCATACGAACCCTGCTCTTTTCACAGCAACTGCAATTAGCAATAATGATGAAATTTATAGTGTTGGGCTTTTTAGTAATGATATCCATTTCATAGAAGGGGCAAATGTAGATACTTTAATAAAAAGCCATACCTGCACTAGTCTTCTTAGTCCTTTCTTAGTCAAATATAGTGCTTGTGGTTTTGAATGGGCTATAGAAATCCCAAGTTGTAACTTAATAGATCTCAAAACAGGTCCGGACGTAGAAGTTGGATTCAATGGAGATATTTATGTTTCATTTTCTTTTATAGGCTCTTTTATAATCAATGGAATAACATACATTAGCCAAGGTGGTGCAGATATAGCCATCATTAAATATGATGCTACAGGAACCCCTATCTGGGTTAAAGTAGAAGGAGGAATAGGCGAAGACTGGGTTACTGATATTGAAACCTATTACAATGGTACTAATGAAGAGGTTTTTATCATTGGGTCACTATTTGGTTCCTCATCAAATGCAGTTACATTTACAACTATCCCCAATACCGTTATTAATTACAACAATCTAGGAAATTTTTGTTTTTCTTGCAATGCTCCTGGGGGAATAACCTATATTGCAGCGTATATTGATAATGGAGCATCTATTTCTACAAATTGGGTCAATTCTCTGAATAATATAGCAACATTCTCTGGAAAATTAGCTATTGATATCACAGGAAATGTATACGCTATAGGAAGCACCAATACTAGCTTTAATTTTAATGGCACTGTAGTTGGTTCCACCTCTACCTCTTTAAATGATGGAATGCCTTCTTTTTCTAATAATGACATAGACATTTTTGTTTTAAAATATAGTAATAATGGGAATGAAATATGGGCAGAAGTATATGGTAGTCGCAGTATAGATATTGGATATTTAGAAGCTTCTAGTTTTGAGTTTGACATCGAATGTGAAGGTAACACCCATTTAGGTATCCTATTACCTAGTACAGCACAACCACTGTTTTCAACAACTCAGCCATATATGCATAACTTTGGCACACATCTACTAAGAATCAATGCTCTAGATGGTAGTTTGAGTTGGGTTCAACCTATAGCAACACCAACATCATCTCCTAACCCCAATATAATAGGTAACTATACATACCGTTGCAACTTAAGCATTAGTAATTCTTCCTATTTAGTCAATGGTAGTTTTTTATTAGGAAACCCATCTGCAGTATCTCCTCTTTATTTTCCTAGCATTACCTTTCATGGTACAACTATTAATTATACAGCAATGAGTGCCTATCCAACTTTTGATAGATATCAAGGAGCTTTTACTCTCAATTTTGATAATACAGGAAATCTACAATGGCTTAATACAAATACTTCTATTATTCCTCTTTCACCTCCATCAGATATACATTCTATTTTTAGCAATTTAGATATAGAAACAGATAACTCTGGTAATATATATGCTCCTTTCTACCTTAGAGGCACAACATCTCTAGGCAGTAATAATTTAACAGGAGGTATTAATGGAAATCAAGATGTTGTAGATGGTTTTATATCTAAAATCAACCCAGTAACAGGAGCTTATTTACGTCCTATGACTGTTAACAATTCTCTAGATTCTGATATTACATTAGAACCTAATAGTTACAATTTATTAGCAACAAATCCAATTCCTAACAATACAATTTCTACCAAACTCACCCCTAATCCAACAACAGGAAAAGTAATTTTAGAAATCACAAGCAGTTCACAAAAAAATGAAATAGATCAGATTGAAATTTACGATATAACAGGACGCAAAGTTCAAGCAATAAATAACAACAATCAAAACACCTTTGAATTAAATTTAAATCAACAACAATCTGGAATTTATATCCTCAAAATGATGATTAATCAAGAATACATTACCAAACGAGTTATTTTAATGAAATAA